One window from the genome of Magnolia sinica isolate HGM2019 chromosome 4, MsV1, whole genome shotgun sequence encodes:
- the LOC131244636 gene encoding small polypeptide DEVIL 11-like produces MAAAAAPQLYFDEKWKLSKKEGRGSSSSSSFMRSSSCSSASLMRSSSSSAATFMRSSSSSSSSSRGRSSFTRKCASLVKEQRARFYIMRRCVTMLVCWRDYRDS; encoded by the coding sequence ATGGCAGCTGCAGCAGCTCCTCAGCTCTACTTCGATGAGAAATGGAAGCTGtcgaagaaggaaggaagagggtcttcttcttcatcatccttCATGAGGAgttcttcttgttcttctgcTTCTCTCATgaggagttcttcttcttctgctgctACTTTCATgaggagttcttcttcttcatcttcttcttcgagGGGGAGATCTTCTTTTACGAGGAAATGCGCGAGTCTTGTGAAAGAACAGAGAGCCAGGTTCTATATTATGAGGCGATGTGTTACCATGCTCGTTTGCTGGAGAGATTATAGAGATTCTTAG